The Acidobacteriota bacterium region TGATGTTGTATTTTGTTTGTGTGAGGTTTTTGTTAGTTTGACCCTTTAATGTCGAGTTGATCGTTAATCTTGGCACCGCCAGCCGCTGATCTTGCGAGCTGATCAATTTTCGCCTTTTCTTGCGCGTTCTTAACGGGCCCGCGGAGTGTAACTTGGCCGTTGTCCGTAATGATTTTGATGTTCTTCGCAGTTGTTGAAAGCTCGCTATCTTTCACTAACGCCTGCCGTATAGCCTGTGTAATCTTTAAATCGGCAGAACTGTTTGACTGATCGCCAGACGTCTGCGTTTCACTGGAGCGATCTCGCTCGTTTATTGAGGTGTTGTCCGGTTTCGTCTTCTCGTCGGCAGCCATTACGGCTAAGCTAACTGCGGTAAGACAAGCTAAGACTAATAAAGTTCGTTTCATATGCATCATCGATTTGAACCAGCATCTGCCGATTCCGTTTCACTGACCGCCTCTGGATTGACGATGCTTTCAGCTAATTGGTTTAGAATCTCATTTGTTTCAGATTCTTCATCGAGGGTAGATTGCAGAAGCCTCGCCTCTTCATCCTTACCCAAAAGGTTGGCGAAAGTGCGAACGCTGCCGTAGCTCGCGATTTCGTAATGTTCGACCTTCTGCGCGGCAACGATTATTCCTGCATCAAGAACTGACTCTTCACCGTCTTCTTCCAAGATTTCCGATCCTTCCTCGATGAGTCCCTTCATCCCGTGGCAAGTCTTGCCTTTAGGACTTTCGTCAAGCTGCTCAAACAGCTGTTC contains the following coding sequences:
- a CDS encoding hyperosmotically inducible protein produces the protein MKRTLLVLACLTAVSLAVMAADEKTKPDNTSINERDRSSETQTSGDQSNSSADLKITQAIRQALVKDSELSTTAKNIKIITDNGQVTLRGPVKNAQEKAKIDQLARSAAGGAKINDQLDIKGSN
- a CDS encoding ferritin-like domain-containing protein, whose amino-acid sequence is MKLDTLEKLYISELRDLYSAENQLLKALPKMAKVVSSPELKDAFEKHLEQTKGHIERLEQLFEQLDESPKGKTCHGMKGLIEEGSEILEEDGEESVLDAGIIVAAQKVEHYEIASYGSVRTFANLLGKDEEARLLQSTLDEESETNEILNQLAESIVNPEAVSETESADAGSNR